The following coding sequences are from one Nymphaea colorata isolate Beijing-Zhang1983 unplaced genomic scaffold, ASM883128v2 scaffold0071, whole genome shotgun sequence window:
- the LOC116268050 gene encoding dol-P-Glc:Glc(2)Man(9)GlcNAc(2)-PP-Dol alpha-1,2-glucosyltransferase: protein MDEHFHFNQFATYHRNQFAEWDPKITTPPGLYLLQRIFSILLPGELSVMRAINCLFFSNIFVVYVLKVYDFLEPCSGNLTRSLNLALTPTIYFFNFLDYTDAASVSVIAAMFYYNLTKSEWRLGLVSLLAVFIRQNNLIWILYLIIYRVLGENRKVVLAPKSLPSHLLAILRIFLTNKMQILKQSKFQLAAIAVFAGYVYIFNGGRLVFGDHSHHQMTFHPNQLLYLSLFCIANLPITLGEYISSVGNFFQRIYISRHALAAYLFLLAMSIILVDQFTLIHPFIRDDNRHYTFYIYRYLLKPALPKFALCLAYAFSFHFIYKQVVNSELKLMRFILWLGACFGYLCLGELVEFRYFAIPFVMLCF, encoded by the coding sequence ATGGACGAACACTTCCACTTCAACCAGTTCGCAACCTACCACCGCAACCAATTCGCAGAATGGGACCCCAAGATCACCACTCCTCCCGGCCTTTACCTCCTCCAGCGTATCTTCTCCATCCTCCTTCCGGGGGAACTCAGCGTGATGCGGGCCATCAActgcctcttcttctccaacatcTTCGTGGTCTACGTGCTGAAGGTCTACGACTTCCTGGAGCCGTGCTCGGGCAACCTGACGCGGAGTTTGAACTTGGCGCTAACTCCGACCATCTactttttcaacttcctggactACACCGACGCGGCGAGCGTGTCGGTGATCGCAGCCATGTTCTACTACAACCTCACCAAGAGCGAGTGGCGGCTGGGATTGGTCTCCCTCCTCGCCGTCTTCATCCGCCAGAATAACCTCATCTGGATCCTCTACCTCATCATCTATCGCGTGCTGGGAGAGAATCGCAAAGTGGTACTGGCGCCCAAGTCCCTCCCCTCACACCTCCTTGCCATCCTCCGCATCTTCCTCACCAATAAAATGCAAATCCTCAAACAGTCCAAGTTCCAACTCGCAGCCATTGCAGTCTTCGCAGGTTATGTGTACATCTTCAACGGGGGACGGCTGGTCTTCGGCGACCATTCGCACCACCAGATGACGTTCCACCCTAACCAGTTGCTCTATCTTTCGCTCTTCTGCATCGCCAACCTGCCGATAACGCTGGGAGAGTACATTTCCTCGGTGGGCAACTTCTTCCAGCGCATCTACATCTCGAGACACGCACTAGCAGCCTACCTGTTCCTGCTGGCGATGTCAATCATCCTGGTGGACCAGTTCACGCTGATCCACCCCTTCATCCGCGACGACAACCGCCACTACACCTTCTACATCTACCGCTACCTGCTCAAGCCCGCCCTGCCCAAGTTCGCCCTCTGCCTCGCCTACGCCTTCTCCTTCCACTTCATCTACAAGCAGGTCGTCAATAGCGAGCTCAAACTCATGCGCTTCATCCTCTGGCTGGGCGCCTGCTTCGGCTATCTCTGCCTGGGTGAACTGGTGGAGTTTAGGTATTTCGCGATCCCCTTCGTGATGCTGTGCTTCTAA